The Kribbella amoyensis genomic sequence TCCGCCGGATCCGCTGGTACGGCGCCAGGTGCTCGCGGCAGAAGGCCAGGATCTCGCCGGCCAGTTCGCGCGACGGCTCCCGCCCGGCCACCAGCACCACGTACGCCTTCGGCACGGCGAGCCGGACCGGGTCGGGCGACGGGACGACCGCGGCCTCGGCGACCGCGGGGTGCTCGATCAGGACCGACTCGAGCTCGAACGGGGAGATCCGGTAGTCGCTCGCCTTGAACACGTCGTCCGCGCGGCCGACGTACGTGACGTACCCGTCCTCGTCCCGGCTCGCGACGTCGCCGGTGTGGTAGAACCCGCCCCGCATCGCCTCGTCGGTGAGCTCCTTGGCGTCGCGGTACCCACGCATCAGCGGGACCGGCGGGGGAACGAGCTCGATACAGATCTCGCCGTCGTCGCCCACCTCGCCGGTGGCGGGATCGACCAGCGCGATCGAGTACCCGGGCAGCGGCCGGCCCATCGAGCCCAGCTTGACCGGCTGACCCGGCGGGTTGCCGATCTGCGCGGTCGTCTCGGTCTGGCCGTACCCGTCCCGGATGGTGATGCCCCAGGCGCTGCGGACCTGCTCGATCACCTCGGGGTTCAGCGGCTCGCCGGCCGAGATGCACTCGCGGATCTGCACGTCGACCGCCGACAGGTCCGCCTGGATGAGCATCCGCCACACCGTCGGCGGCGCGCAGAACGTGGTCACGCCGTACGTCTGCAGGACCCGCAGCATCTTCTCGGCGTCGAAGCGGCCGTAGTTGTACAGGAAGACGGTCGCCCCCGCGTTCCAGGGCGCGAAGACGTTGCTCCACGAGTGCTTGGCCCAGCCGGGGGACGACACGTTGAGGTGGACGTCGCCGGGCTGCAGACCGATCCAGTACATCGTCGACAGGTGGCCGACCGGGTAGCTCACCTGGGTGTGCTCGACCAGCTTGGGCCGGCTCGTCGTCCCGGAGGTGAAGTACAGCAGCAACGAGTCGTCGGCCGACGTGTCCACCTCAGGGACAGGACCGTCGTACCCCGTGGAGTCGTCGTAGTGCAGCCAGCCCTCGACCGCGTCCCCGACAGCGACCCGTAGGCAGTGGTCGGCGATCCCCGCGTACCGCGGCGCGTCGGCCGCGGCCGTGACCACGGCCCGTACGCCGCCTCGGTCGATCCGGTCGGCCAGGTCCGCGTCGGTCAGCAGCGTGGTCGCGGGGATCATCACCGCGCCGGCCCGGATACAGCCGAGCATGACTTCCCACAGCGGCACCGTGTTGCCGAGCACGATCAGGACCCGGTCACCCGGCTGCAACCCGGCCTCGGTCAGCCAGCCGGCCACCTGGCGGGACCGGTGCGCCATCTCCGCGTAGGTCAGCGAGTTCACCTCGCCGTCCTCCTCGACGATGGTGAGCGCGGCCACCTCCGGCTGCTCGACGGCGAGCGCGTCGAACCAGTCGCGGGCCCAGTTGAACCGGTCGAATCTCGGCCAGTCGAAGTCACGGTAGGCGGTCTCGTAGTTCTCGCGGTGCGCGATCAGGAAGTCGCGGGCGGCGCGGAAGGTCCGGGTCGGCTCGGCCGTGCTCTGTTCCTCGCTCATGTCCCGCACTATGGCCGACCCGGTGCCCGGCGGCAATCGCGGCTCGCGCGTCCGGGGTGGCGTGCGGCGACAGCCGGGTGTTAGGTGGAAGGGTGGGTGCGCAGGACCGAGAGCACGGGGCAGCTGAGACACGGCCCCCGACGGCGGACGGCGGGACGACGATCGGCCGGGACGCGCCGGCCGTCGAGCTGAGCCGGCTGGCCCGGGAGTCGCAGGACGCGCCCGACCTGGAGGCGAGCCTGCGGGACATCGTCACCGGTGCGGTCGAGCTGGTCCCCGGCGTCGAGGAGGGCGCGGTCGCGGAGGTGATCCGGCCGGACCGGATCCGGGAGCGGGCAGCCTCGGGCTACCTGCCCGCCCTGGTTGATCACGTGATGGTCGACGTCGGGGAGGGTCCCTGCCTGGACGCCGTCTGGCAGCACAAGACCGTCCGCGTGACCGACATGAGCCGGGAGTCGCGCTGGCCCCGGTTCGCGCCGCGGGCGGCGGCTCTCGGCGCGGCCAGCATGCTGTCGTTCCAGCTGTTCGTGACTGGGGACAGCATGGCCGCTCTCACCCTGTACAGCAGCCGGCCGCGCGCGTTCACCGACGAGTCCGAGCACGTCGGCATGCTTTTCGCGGCGCACGCGGCGGTGGCGTACGCCGGGACACAGGAGCTGGAGCAGTTGCGGGCCGCGATGGAGACGCGGGACCTGATCGGCCAGGCGATGGGGATCATGATGGAGCGGTTCAACCTGACCGCGGACCAGGCGTTCGCGACGCTGGCCAGGTTCAGCCAGGACGCCGGGCGTGAACTGCGGGACGTCGCCACCGAGATCATCGGCGACGCCGAGGCGGGTGCGCGCAGGCACCGCTTGACCTGACGGTTCAGCTCAGGTTGAGGGCCAGCACCGCGCCCGCGAGGACGAGCGGGGTGAGAATGAGGCCGCGCCAGAGGAACGACCACCAGGAGATGTGTACGCCCGCCGTGCGGCACCGGTCCCGCCACAACAGGGTGGCCAGCGAGCCCCACAGCGTGAGCAGGCAGCCGAAGTTCACGCCGATCAGCAGCAGGGTCAGCCGCCGCCCCTCGGTCGCGGCCACCGGTTCCATCGCCAGGTAGGCGGGCAGGTTGTCGACCGCGTTCGCGCCGGCCGCCGCCGTCGTGGTCAGCCGCAGGTCGGCGAGCAACCCGTCGGACGAGGTGCCCGCGATCTCGCCGAGGACCCGCTCCAGTCCGTGCTCGGTCAGCGCGGCGACCAGCAGGAACAACCCGACCACCGTGACGACCAGCCGCCACGGGATCAGCGACCAGGTCAGCTCGTCGCGGCGGCGGACCGCGAACAGCCCGATCAGGATCAGCGCACCCACCCCGGCCGGCCAGGCGACCTCGACGCCGGACACGAAGGCCGGCCCGAGTGCCAGGCAGACCCCGGCCGCTCCCCAGAAGAGCACCTTGTCGTCCACCACCGGAGTCGGCGGGACGGCGTACGGGCGGCCGAGGTCGCGGTGGAAGAGCGCGGCCAGGACTGCGACCGTGATGAGGATCGCGGCGAGCGCGGGTCGCCAGCTCAGTCCGAGGTAGTCGCGCAGGCCGAGATCGAGCTGGTGGAACTGGTGCAGGGCGAGCAGGTTCGTGAGGTTCGACACGGGCAGCAGCAGGGACGCGGTCCCGGCCAGCCAGACCGTCGTGAAGGCGAACAACTTCGGCGGGAGCTGGAGCTGGCGCGCCATCGCGAGCACCACCGGGGTCAGCAGGACAGCCGCCGTGTCGAGCGAGAGCACCACCGTGGACGCGGTCGCCAGCGCGACCACGAGCAGCCACAGCCGCCACGTGCGGCCTTTGCCGAGGTGGGCCGCTTCCCGCGCGGCCACGTCGAACACCTTCGCGGTGTCCGCCAGCCCGGCGATCACGGTCACCGCGACCAGGAAGATCAGGACCGGCCCGATCCGCTCGATCACGGCCAGCGCGTCGCCGGCACCGAGCAGCCCTGTTCCGAGCACACCCAGCGCCCCGAGTGCGCTCACCCACCACATGGAATTCGCCGACCTCCGGTGCCTCGTCCTTAGTACGCTGGGCCGCGTGACCTTGTCGGAGCAGCAGCCTCAGCGCCCGGGCCAGTATGGCCCCGAGCCACCAACGGGCTATCCGGCGGAGTACGAGGCGGACGTCGTCCTGCGGGACGGCGCCACCGCGCACCTGCGGCCGATCACGCCCGCCGACGCCGAGTTGCTGGTCGCGTTCTACGCACGGGTGTCGGAGCAGTCCAAGTACTACCGGTTCTTCGCGCCGTACCCGCAGCTGTCCGACCGCGACGTGGCGAGGTTCACCCAGGTGGACTACACCGACCGGCTGGCGTTGATCGTCACGGTCGGCGACCAGATGATCGGCGTCGGCCGGTACGAGCGGACCGGCCGGCGGACCGCCGAGGTGGCGTTCCTGATCGAGGACGCGCACCAGGGCCGGGGCCTCGGGCAACTGCTGCTGGAGCACCTGTCGCAGGCGGCCCGCGAGCACGGCATCACCCGGTTCGTCGCCGAGGTGCTGCCGGACAACCGGAAGATGATCACCGTCTTCACCGAAGCCGGGTACAAGGTGGCCCGCGAGTTCGAGGACGGCGTGATCATCGTCGAGTTCGACATCGCGCCGACGGACACCTCGTTCGGGGTGATGCAGGCCCGCGAGCAACGGTCCGAGGCGTTGTCGATCGCCCGGTTGCTCACCCCGGCCAGCGTCGCCGTCATCGGGGCGAGCCGCCGCGAGGGCACGATCGGGAACGCGCTGCTGCGCAACCTGCGGGACGGGTTCCCGGGCCGGCTGTACGCGGTGAACGCGGACACCAAGGCCGACGAGCTCGAGGGCGTCCCGGCGTACGCGACGATCCGCGATGTGGAGGACACGGTCGACCTCGCCGTGGTCGCGGTCCCGGCCGAGGCGGTGGTCGACGTGGTGCTCGACTGCGCGGCGAAGGGGGTCCGCGGGCTGGTCGTGGTGTCGAGCGGGTTCGCCGAGATCGGTGCCGAGGGCCGTCGGCGGCAGCGCCGGCTGGTCGGCCTGGCCCGGTCGTACGGGATGCGCGTGATCGGGCCGAACGCGCTCGGCGTGATCAACACCGCGCCCGGCGTCACCCTGAACGCGTCGCTCTCGCCGCTGATGCCGAGCCGGGGACGGGTCGCGTTCTTCTGCCAGTCCGGCGCGCTCGGTGTCTCGATCCTGGCCGACATGGTGGGGCGTGGGCTCGGCCTGTCCAGCTTCGTCTCGGCCGGCAACCGCGCCGACGTGTCCGGCAACGACCTGATGCAGTACTGGTACTCCGACGAGGCGACCGAGGTCGTGCTGCTCTACCTGGAGTCGCTCGGCAACCCGCGCAAGTTCAGCCGGGTGTCGCGCCGGCTGGCCAGCCGCAAGCCGGTGATCGCGCTGAAGTCGGGCCGCGCCACCCAGGGCGTCCCGCTCGGGCACACGGTCCGGCGCAGCCAGTTGCCACCGGCAACGGTCGACTCGCTGTTCCGGCAGAGCGGGCTGATCGGGGTGGACACCACCGGCGAGCTGTTCGACGTGGCCCAGCTGATGGCGCACCAGCCGCTGCCGAAGGGCCGCCGGGTCGGCATCGTCAGCAACTCCGACGCGCTCACCCTGCTCGCCCTGGACACGATGGCGGCCTGCGGCCTGCACGTCGCGGGGGAGCCGTACAACCTCAGCGCCGACGCCTCCGCCGCGGACTTCGAGACCGCGCTGACCGAGGTGTTCGCCGACGACCAGGTGCACTCGGTGGTGGTGATCTTCACCCCGCCCGTCCTGTCGAACAGCGACGAGGTGGCCCAGGTCCTCGCCGCCGCGGCCGCCGACTCCGACAAGCCGGTGGTGTCCACGTTCCTCGCCTCCCGCAGCGTCCCGGAGCAACTCCGCGTCCCGGGCGAGAGCGGGAGCGCCGCCCGCGGATCGATCCCGTCCTTCCTCTCCCCGCAGTACGCCGTGGGCGCGCTCGCCAAGGCCACCCAGTACGCCGAGTGGCGGCGCCGGGCGGACTCGCGGATCCCGGACCTGCCCGGGATCGACACCGCGGGCGCGGAGGACTTCGTCCAGGAGTTCCTGCAGCGGCATCCGAACGGCGCCGACCTGGACGACGCGGATCGGCAGCGGCTGCTGAGCTTCTACGACATCAACGTGCTGCCCGCGTTCCCGGTGCTGTCCGGCGACGAGGCGGTCGCGCGGGCGGCCGACCTCGGGTTCGAGGTGATCCTCAAGGCGACCGCGGAGCAGTGGCGGATGCGCCCCGACCTGGCCGACATCTGGCGGCACATCCACGACGAGGACGACATGCGCGAGGCGTGGGCCGAGATGACCGAGACCTTCGGCGTCGCGGGCGATCCGGGCCGCGCGCAGTTCGTCGTCCAGAAGATGGCGCCGCCGGGGGTGCCGGTGGTGATCTCGGCGCTGGAGGACGTGGCGTTCGGTCCCGTGGTGTCGTTCGGCCTGTCGGGTGTGGCGACGGACCTGCTGGGCGACCGCTCGTACCGGATGCCGCCGCTCACCACGACCGACGCGGCCGAGATGGTCCGCGAGGTCCGTGCCGCCCCGTTGCTGTACGGGTACCGCGGGACGGATCCGGTCGACATCGCCGCGATCGAGGATCTGCTGCACCGCGTCGCCCGGCTCACGCTGGAGCTTGAAGAGGTCGTCCGGCTCGATCTCCGGTCGGTCCTGGTCCACGCCACCGGAGCGACGGTCGTCGACACCACGATTCGCATCGCCCCGAACGAGAAGCCGCGCCAGGACACGCCGGCCCGCCGTCTCACGTGAGCCCGTCCTCTCCTGTGAACCCGCCGCCGGACAGTTGTGCCGGCGCCTTGGCCGAGGCGTACGGGCTGGGCCGGGTCGAGGCGTTCGACCGGGTGGCTCGTGGTGCGATGGGGGCGGTCTGGCGGCTGCGGACCGAGAGCGGCTGGTTCGCAGCGAAGGAGTCGTTCTGGTTCGCGTGGGACGAGG encodes the following:
- a CDS encoding GNAT family N-acetyltransferase, whose protein sequence is MSEQQPQRPGQYGPEPPTGYPAEYEADVVLRDGATAHLRPITPADAELLVAFYARVSEQSKYYRFFAPYPQLSDRDVARFTQVDYTDRLALIVTVGDQMIGVGRYERTGRRTAEVAFLIEDAHQGRGLGQLLLEHLSQAAREHGITRFVAEVLPDNRKMITVFTEAGYKVAREFEDGVIIVEFDIAPTDTSFGVMQAREQRSEALSIARLLTPASVAVIGASRREGTIGNALLRNLRDGFPGRLYAVNADTKADELEGVPAYATIRDVEDTVDLAVVAVPAEAVVDVVLDCAAKGVRGLVVVSSGFAEIGAEGRRRQRRLVGLARSYGMRVIGPNALGVINTAPGVTLNASLSPLMPSRGRVAFFCQSGALGVSILADMVGRGLGLSSFVSAGNRADVSGNDLMQYWYSDEATEVVLLYLESLGNPRKFSRVSRRLASRKPVIALKSGRATQGVPLGHTVRRSQLPPATVDSLFRQSGLIGVDTTGELFDVAQLMAHQPLPKGRRVGIVSNSDALTLLALDTMAACGLHVAGEPYNLSADASAADFETALTEVFADDQVHSVVVIFTPPVLSNSDEVAQVLAAAAADSDKPVVSTFLASRSVPEQLRVPGESGSAARGSIPSFLSPQYAVGALAKATQYAEWRRRADSRIPDLPGIDTAGAEDFVQEFLQRHPNGADLDDADRQRLLSFYDINVLPAFPVLSGDEAVARAADLGFEVILKATAEQWRMRPDLADIWRHIHDEDDMREAWAEMTETFGVAGDPGRAQFVVQKMAPPGVPVVISALEDVAFGPVVSFGLSGVATDLLGDRSYRMPPLTTTDAAEMVREVRAAPLLYGYRGTDPVDIAAIEDLLHRVARLTLELEEVVRLDLRSVLVHATGATVVDTTIRIAPNEKPRQDTPARRLT
- a CDS encoding AMP-binding protein, with the protein product MSEEQSTAEPTRTFRAARDFLIAHRENYETAYRDFDWPRFDRFNWARDWFDALAVEQPEVAALTIVEEDGEVNSLTYAEMAHRSRQVAGWLTEAGLQPGDRVLIVLGNTVPLWEVMLGCIRAGAVMIPATTLLTDADLADRIDRGGVRAVVTAAADAPRYAGIADHCLRVAVGDAVEGWLHYDDSTGYDGPVPEVDTSADDSLLLYFTSGTTSRPKLVEHTQVSYPVGHLSTMYWIGLQPGDVHLNVSSPGWAKHSWSNVFAPWNAGATVFLYNYGRFDAEKMLRVLQTYGVTTFCAPPTVWRMLIQADLSAVDVQIRECISAGEPLNPEVIEQVRSAWGITIRDGYGQTETTAQIGNPPGQPVKLGSMGRPLPGYSIALVDPATGEVGDDGEICIELVPPPVPLMRGYRDAKELTDEAMRGGFYHTGDVASRDEDGYVTYVGRADDVFKASDYRISPFELESVLIEHPAVAEAAVVPSPDPVRLAVPKAYVVLVAGREPSRELAGEILAFCREHLAPYQRIRRIEFAELPKTISGKIRRIELRTDEAAKVDRGEAGRYAYDEADFRER
- a CDS encoding SLC13 family permease gives rise to the protein MWWVSALGALGVLGTGLLGAGDALAVIERIGPVLIFLVAVTVIAGLADTAKVFDVAAREAAHLGKGRTWRLWLLVVALATASTVVLSLDTAAVLLTPVVLAMARQLQLPPKLFAFTTVWLAGTASLLLPVSNLTNLLALHQFHQLDLGLRDYLGLSWRPALAAILITVAVLAALFHRDLGRPYAVPPTPVVDDKVLFWGAAGVCLALGPAFVSGVEVAWPAGVGALILIGLFAVRRRDELTWSLIPWRLVVTVVGLFLLVAALTEHGLERVLGEIAGTSSDGLLADLRLTTTAAAGANAVDNLPAYLAMEPVAATEGRRLTLLLIGVNFGCLLTLWGSLATLLWRDRCRTAGVHISWWSFLWRGLILTPLVLAGAVLALNLS
- a CDS encoding GAF and ANTAR domain-containing protein; this translates as MGAQDREHGAAETRPPTADGGTTIGRDAPAVELSRLARESQDAPDLEASLRDIVTGAVELVPGVEEGAVAEVIRPDRIRERAASGYLPALVDHVMVDVGEGPCLDAVWQHKTVRVTDMSRESRWPRFAPRAAALGAASMLSFQLFVTGDSMAALTLYSSRPRAFTDESEHVGMLFAAHAAVAYAGTQELEQLRAAMETRDLIGQAMGIMMERFNLTADQAFATLARFSQDAGRELRDVATEIIGDAEAGARRHRLT